In Kordiimonas sp. SCSIO 12610, the following are encoded in one genomic region:
- a CDS encoding M10 family metallopeptidase, which yields MDTILNNSSTSGEISNGQTIFGTIDTAGDRDAYRIELEAGVTYTISLTGLSLSDPFIRGIHDENFNLISGTSNDDGGEGLNSLVTFTPATSGTFFIVAGAFGSSTGDFALTVESSLDETEVAAVDETGTAFGVINSVDDSDLISVELQAGTTYVIGLNANGFATSPLLDPLIEGILDANQNLIPGTRNDDGGPGLNSLVTFTPETSGTYFIQASAFGLNTGAYSVSVEPETSLIRSDDPVRFVGLSGNNLIDSLILGYAYGADESGGIDISYSFPDADSQFSSTFYGPGSEPFVDFASLSPVARDFFRGTLEQISRFTNANFTEVTETDTEVGTIRTAFTGLGDPGVLGFAFVPVSTSDSALVSDIWIVGQNLAEGDVAFNTTLIHELGHAIGLKHPFETEPGNSNVLSAEFDNLDYTVMSYTSSFRNDGVGDLEPQTFMSLDIQALQYLYGVDTVTTAGNQTYDFDQSERHYLTIWDYAGNDTISVGNASRSVNINLTPGTWSDVGTTINYTSGDTENFTVFIAEDTIIENAVGGAGDDTIRGNDADNELLGAPGDDFIAGGKGNDFSRGGFGNDQLFAGAGDEGNDTLAGGRGDDTLGGGAGDDLVVGGGFVRAGLALDLGDLASDDGQDTLFGGAGNDTLIGGGYSDTNENGSYDVGEEVITGIDVNTLYAGTGNDRVVGAAGNDTLGGGTGDDTLRGGDGNDTFYGGRGDSDDTGRNDVISGGNGNDTVFAGAGNDDIDGGLGNDQLFNGAGDDSVRGNFGDDTIFGGAGDDNLRGGFGADTFAFFDGNGDDVIGDFNIADDTLDLNGTEIDFTDLASVEAAASNATQGGVAGLLIDTGTGDSIFLEGLTTNDLASINIIF from the coding sequence ATGGATACGATTCTTAACAATAGTTCAACGTCTGGTGAAATTTCGAACGGCCAGACCATTTTTGGGACTATAGACACAGCGGGTGATCGTGATGCCTATCGCATCGAGCTTGAAGCGGGTGTTACCTACACAATATCATTAACCGGTTTATCGCTTTCAGATCCGTTTATACGCGGTATCCACGATGAAAATTTCAATCTTATATCTGGTACATCGAATGATGATGGTGGTGAAGGGCTGAATTCACTGGTTACCTTTACACCGGCAACGTCTGGAACATTCTTCATCGTTGCAGGTGCGTTTGGTTCAAGCACAGGCGACTTCGCTCTGACTGTCGAGAGCAGTCTGGATGAAACTGAGGTCGCAGCAGTAGACGAAACCGGTACAGCGTTCGGCGTTATAAATTCTGTCGATGATAGTGACTTGATCAGTGTCGAGCTGCAGGCAGGAACAACGTATGTTATTGGATTAAACGCGAATGGTTTTGCTACCAGCCCTCTTCTTGATCCATTGATCGAAGGTATTTTGGATGCAAACCAAAACCTTATTCCCGGCACAAGAAATGATGACGGCGGTCCGGGGTTAAATTCACTGGTTACTTTCACACCTGAAACCAGTGGAACATATTTTATTCAGGCTTCTGCGTTTGGCCTTAATACTGGTGCTTACAGCGTTTCTGTAGAGCCGGAAACATCGCTTATTCGTTCGGATGATCCGGTAAGGTTTGTAGGTCTGTCAGGGAATAACCTAATTGACTCGCTCATACTTGGGTATGCTTACGGTGCGGATGAAAGTGGCGGCATTGATATCAGCTACAGCTTCCCTGATGCTGATAGCCAATTTAGCAGCACATTTTATGGCCCTGGATCAGAACCGTTTGTTGACTTCGCATCCTTGTCACCTGTGGCACGTGATTTTTTCCGGGGGACGCTCGAGCAAATCAGCAGGTTCACAAACGCTAATTTCACCGAAGTGACGGAAACAGATACAGAAGTTGGAACAATCCGAACAGCTTTCACAGGCCTTGGTGATCCGGGTGTTCTTGGGTTTGCATTTGTTCCTGTCAGTACGTCTGATTCTGCACTCGTTAGTGATATCTGGATAGTAGGGCAAAACCTTGCTGAAGGTGATGTAGCTTTCAATACAACACTTATTCACGAACTGGGTCATGCTATTGGCCTCAAGCATCCGTTTGAAACTGAACCGGGGAACAGTAATGTTCTAAGCGCTGAATTTGATAATTTAGATTATACGGTTATGAGTTACACAAGCTCATTCCGTAATGACGGCGTTGGGGATTTGGAGCCGCAGACATTCATGTCGCTTGATATTCAGGCGCTGCAGTATCTTTATGGCGTCGATACGGTCACAACCGCGGGCAATCAAACCTATGATTTTGACCAATCAGAAAGGCATTATCTAACGATTTGGGATTATGCTGGAAACGATACAATCTCGGTTGGAAATGCATCTCGTTCGGTCAATATAAATCTGACACCAGGAACCTGGAGTGATGTTGGAACCACAATCAATTATACTTCAGGTGATACAGAAAACTTCACGGTATTCATAGCAGAGGACACTATCATCGAAAACGCCGTAGGGGGCGCAGGTGATGACACAATTCGAGGTAATGATGCCGACAATGAATTACTTGGGGCGCCAGGAGACGATTTTATTGCGGGCGGCAAAGGTAATGACTTTTCCCGTGGGGGCTTTGGCAATGATCAGTTGTTTGCGGGTGCTGGCGATGAAGGCAATGATACGCTTGCTGGTGGCCGCGGCGATGATACACTTGGCGGCGGTGCAGGAGATGACCTTGTTGTTGGTGGTGGGTTTGTGCGCGCTGGGTTGGCACTTGACTTGGGTGATCTCGCTTCTGACGATGGTCAGGATACCTTATTCGGCGGTGCAGGGAATGACACGCTGATCGGTGGTGGCTATTCCGACACTAATGAAAATGGCAGCTATGATGTTGGTGAAGAAGTCATCACAGGAATAGATGTTAACACCCTTTATGCAGGCACCGGGAATGACCGTGTGGTAGGTGCCGCAGGCAATGATACGCTCGGCGGTGGTACGGGCGATGATACGCTTAGAGGCGGTGATGGTAACGATACTTTCTATGGTGGCCGCGGCGACAGTGATGACACGGGTCGCAATGATGTTATTTCTGGCGGAAACGGAAACGATACGGTGTTTGCGGGCGCAGGTAACGATGATATCGATGGCGGGCTTGGTAATGATCAGCTCTTTAACGGTGCTGGTGATGATAGTGTGCGCGGTAATTTCGGCGATGATACCATTTTCGGCGGTGCGGGTGATGATAACCTGAGGGGCGGTTTTGGTGCCGATACTTTCGCATTCTTTGACGGGAACGGCGATGATGTTATTGGCGACTTTAATATCGCGGATGATACGCTTGACCTGAATGGCACGGAAATCGATTTTACGGACCTTGCGAGCGTGGAAGCCGCAGCGTCCAATGCGACTCAGGGGGGTGTTGCGGGCCTTTTAATTGACACGGGCACGGGTGATAGCATCTTCCTCGAAGGTCTCACGACCAATGATCTCGCAAGCATTAATATTATTTTTTAG